A stretch of DNA from Glycine max cultivar Williams 82 chromosome 18, Glycine_max_v4.0, whole genome shotgun sequence:
atgagtccctatgtacacaaatcatgaagatgttgggtgcatgagtgattttacaaaagaaggatgcaccactcaacacattcatcataccacctatcatagggatttggtgcctcataatacttattttgggcaccaacaaagcacaaggatttaagctcttacgaaccaaatcctcatccaacaactcctttacttgagggataacctcaagctcaagaggtatggtggtgctaagggatgtttcccttgataggagaaggtagaaagattgtttaagaaggagtgctctttttgtatcacattttgttgcaaaatgattttccttcttaacaatcttcttggaggaatccttttcctctttttccttccccttggccttactcttctttttcttttggttttctagtttttcttcctcatacctcttatctttcatagttagttgatctttggccatcTGTGAaagtgtttgaggatgcaacacaaatttagtgccaagatgggtgagggtaatctcattagttaggccattgtaaatgatcttcctatcaaattgccatgaccttcctaaaagaatatgtcctgcctccatgggaactatatcacaattaacttcatccttataatggagaaaggtaccttcacttgttggttaactatcatttccccttactcattgagccattgaagtttataaggttttgggtggggaatgatagtgaggttcaacttggaaactaatcttgtgctacaacaattgcaacaagatccactatccacaatgagagaacaatttttatctaaaattttgcatcttgtatgaaagatgttctctctatgggattgagatagatcacaagattgacctccaaggagccttctaaccattaagaggtcaccttcttcatggggctagacttcctcactagactcttcaccccttacttcatcttcacttccactagaggaagggcaagaagtagtgtcctcttgactactataaatgtcttgacccctcatgatcatggttttctttgtggggcattgagaggcaatgtgacctctcccaagacatttgaagcattttaatgttgctagtcctttattgggaactagtcttaggggtgtatttctctatggtcttacccttatcttccttgggttttaaaggtgcagcccccaaaattccatgggcttggtccttccttggatacgagtgagagccataagattttgaagaaggctttcttttaagttgttgctccactcttatacaaagttggactagctcatctaggtccctatatggaaggagttcaaccgtgtccctcacttccatattaagcccactaaggaacttagctatgcttgttctttcctcctccctaagtccagctcttaaaaggagtagttccatttgttgtctatattcttcaacactcatactcccttgtctaagcctttggagcttgtccataagctccctttcatagtaggagggaatgtgcctcttcctaagagcactcttaagatcattccaaaaCTCtattggaggatccccatgaatccttcgttcccttacaagggaagtccaccaatagagggcatacccttgcaagctaagggtagccaatggaacttttctctctttgctaatatgatgtcaagcaaagagttgttcaaccttcattttctAATCTAAGTAGGTCTCAACATTGTCTTTtacatggaaatatgggaggctaatattaacctcttgaggccttctatccttttctcttctttgggagtgatgtttagtatgtgaactatgacgccctctataatagtcactaagttcttcacttaaattcttgcaagagtcatgactactataagagacaagtttttctcttttcatttctttcattatttttcttctttcaaactCTCTTATttcctctctttcatcttgacttatttcttccacactttttttaccttttacttttctctcttgtttttctttccacaacttaagggatctcaactcatctaatatcttatacaagggatCCTTAGGAGTAGAAATGATGTacgctccattggagcttgtaggcctaggatattcttcatcaatggattcctttgcttcttggaagatgaatggcagcggaatggagaaggaagagagagaggagacgccacttcaaggagaagatgagtctagaagaagctcaccaccataggagaccATGGATAATAGCTTGGAGGAAgcagaagatgaatgaagggagaggaagagaagagtgtggcgtccctaaataatgactggtttaatagtaatgatttaaataatgaaaaccatgggaaattttttttttctttttcgtttctttcactttttcacagtaattaagttcagaaggaaaatcatcactatagagtcctgaatggccagttcacaactccattcggagtcatttctttctaatCACGCATAACCTCTAAAATAtgttgctctttcaaaaataaaagtataccagccatcattttaggttgtcacgtgtaaaataataaattaaaatgtggTCGATGAACTCTCTTTCAAATACAGTTTGTTaacactttcttttcaaataacaagattaaacataagtacattcatcatctaaagctgtccaaaaatatgggagttttgcaaaatacatagtgacatccagagcaaaggtatccactgtggtggcttcagccacatgtatacaatcatcaaatttctatacaataggtctacccatacaaaaacaaaaagagtaaacctaacaatctgtactagatacacccacccccaaaaagtatataatcctagtctaaggagccgtctgctaCGATGAAGAACCTCCACCAGTTGCTATCCCCTCAGGACCGCTCTCCTCCGtggagtctgcctcagatgccgacatgacgtcctcggaagaatccacctcagggaatgggtcctcatcaccctctggaaagtcaagagcatccacagcaggttcaggaggtagctcctctggGTCcgcctcagggtcttcctcagaTGACGTCACCTCTATCAcctggactggctccactagtcgatatggagtaggcgtaggtaatatccactccacagtgcgctgaagcgtgcgtgctggttcctctggatgtaccaatgaagtagccgtgaaaCGAATCGTGCCCCGGAATCGGCACCttgcattgccttcgagggtctcccaaactccctctaggcactccatctccactcggtcATGGATTAATTGtgctgccatcgcgatctacgagaaataaaagaaagggggtagactctttcacgagagaTCTAACTGCGGTAGCAacacaatgcgtcccataaccactacatgcaattaaaaggtgtgcctcaaggcttttcatctctggtaatcgattacacagcattggtaatcaattaccagaggccaaacttaAGTTACACAGCTTCAGAACATGGAAACCTGCaatatgcactgtgtaatcgattacatataactggtaatcaattaccagtgacctGTTACTCTGTGTagtcgattacacaatattggtaatcgattactagaggcctCCTCAACATACTGTAtccatttctaagcctggtaatcgattacaccccttggtaatcgattaccagaagccatcTCAACTTCCTGATCCCATTTTTAGgccaggtaatcgattacacacccttggtaatcgattaccagagaccatcttaacttcctgtcttcatttttaagccttgtaatcgattacacacccttggtaatcgattaccagaggctataTTCCAAATATCACTCAAGATCCATAGCTGGCCaaccaccacacaagcctccttgctttgtggtctttgttcttttatcggttgactgtcaggagctcgcctgtttaggtacatcacaggttctcactgactgactatgcccgggttgggttgggattggtcaagcttggttttgggcaatagcaccccacctgacgtccccaaggtctcctgacccccgcgacatatctccaggtactactttgtggtcaacgaataaaagtaggaagactgactcttccacactttctcacttcaagcttgtaggattatggggtacccgtcatatgtggtactaggtggcgatcgggcgatggtgcaagtcgactctccacatccacaaatcacacataaatccaccatccccagttgcccaccttcaactgagctcacgtactaacacgtagcccttatcctcgttcctctcaacaccgggtccccatcaatccctccaagcttccacaacatccaagaaaTTCAACATCCAAACATCATGAACTATCAAAAACCAAGAAAATAGGGCAGAGGCaaaaaactctgcccaaaacacaaaccaataCCACAGCTTTCCTTACTCAAATgccccagtaacattctcttcgttgcaattcgttcaccgttggatcgactcgaaattTTTACTGGCGGTCcctagtacataagtctacattttgaccgttgggatctgctagaaaatgtccagaacccaatatgtacaaccctttccacaaccagccatacataagcattttctgcacaagcacaaaattctgctgcacatttcaacacaaaattctgcataaaagtgcagattttcgaaaTCACTCTTGCCTTCATCCAATTTTTgcccaaattggatcctacaagtcctaaatcatgtataaatcatatctaaaccaaagacaagcttcagaccaaagcaactcaaaatctaggtatctaaaacccctcaatttagtggattttcaaggtttgagaagtgaaaatgagaatggggtaattttggagcaaactgtcatctcaaacaagtctataacattaatctaaactcgctcaaactggttttacgaAGAAAACtctaccgaatcaaaatttgactcctcaacacccaatttaccctagaaatggctcttgccttcactttggtcactcattttcctcctttgcacagcccaagctttcccacattcctaaatgacatttcaaactaggattaactcactttaacctccaattACCACTAAATCCATATTTAGTTTTTCAAACCCTCCAAGcatcacacttttccactcatatcactacattctcactttttaaccctaggttaactctacccttcatctctatcagttttccatcagcaatttcagcacacaagcatcacaagcatcatcataaaaaccctaaaacagaatgggtaagcttgactcacacccaacatgacaagtttagcattctttcacaaatttcttcacaaataactatcataagGCGCAAACCtagtaaaactacccatcatatctcccaaacacccaatacccacgaaattaatgtgagaagaagtctacccaaacctgaaatttgaagtcccacaacgtagaggtgcgcttcacgactccgaaaatggcctcctttcgcgatttggagcagaaatggtgagcaaaggttggagctttgatgGATCTTCAatggtgaagaagaagaagagaatagcaacgtgagagagagagggagaaaagcTTCTGAATTCTTGGGCTGAGGGAGGAGACAGAACGTGGTTGTTTAAAAGGcttcctcttttctttcttctttttttttaaaaagggtatgccacatgtctccttttgagtggagcaaaaaagggcccatttttttctctctcttgatgtgactcatactcagccacaagaagagaaaaatcttaCCTTCTGAAACACTAAATTCCTGCCTCAGTTTGcatgccgtttctctggttccagtccctcgcgtttctctgcacccgtcgaggcccgttttcgaaagtaagcaatatttattaaaacgctcagaatgaaaccccgagcgtggttcagaggttggttttgttaaatttttagttgcacgcaaaacgataattttttagagtaattaattgagaattaacctataacTATCCAGTTATAGATTTCTCTTCGTTAATCAGCCTAACCCGCGAatctttcccccaatatacctacttctaccaggagtatatattaatatatatatatatatatatatatatatatatatatatatatatatatatacacttaataatactcatatatataatcattcaaaatgcatCGTTTACAAAATcccgggtagaaatttctaggatgtcataatactcccaccctttaaggaatttcgtccccgaaattactactctatgaacaaacttgggtacaattctctcatcctATGCTCTAATTCCCAGGTTGAATCACCCTCATCGGGTCCCCACTGCACTTTCACCAACGTgatctcctttcctctcaacGACTTCATTCTTCGATCAATAatcttctgaggttgtgctttataggtaaggttatccttcacctgtAACTTGTCCACTGCAAGTATATGTGATGGATCCGGGTTGTaccgtctcagttgagagacatgaaacacaAGATGCAAATTCGATAAACTCGGAGGTAAAGCGATttgataagctacaggccccaccttcttcaaaatctgatacGGACCTAAATACTTGGGCGTCAACTTCCTAGATTTGAGAGCTCTTCCGACCCCGGTTACAGGAtaaaccttcaaaaacacatgttctccttcctgaaaatcCAATGGCTTCCTCATTCtatcataatagctcttctgcctatcctgagatgcttttatcttctctcgaatcaatttcacttgttcggtaatctgttgtagcatttcaggcCCAAGGAGTACTGCTTCTCCTTCATCgtaccaacaaataggagttttgcactttcgtccatatagagcttcaaaaagagccataccaatactggcttggtagctattgttgtaagtaaattcaatcaatggcaaacaatccatccaactaccttgttgctctataatacacgcccgaagtagatcttctagagtctgaatggttcgttcggtctgaccatctgtttgaggatgataagctgaactgagcttcagctttgtccccaatGCTTCGTGTAGACTTGTCCAAAATCACGAGGTAAACCTTGGATCCCTGTCTGATACAATACtggaaggaattccatgcaaccttacttcttctttgatATACAACTCTACTAGCTTCTCCATtttatacttcatattcaccggaataaaatgagcagatttggtgagtcgatctactatgacccacacaACATCATGTCCATGACAagtcttgggtaaactagatacaaaatccatagatatgctctcccatttccattccaGAATTTCTAGTGGCTTCAATTCTCCTGATGGTCGCTGGTGCTCagccttagccttttgacatgtcaaacatcttgctacatattcagctacatctttcttcatgccatgccaccaaaaacttttcttcaaatcttggtacatcttagtcattcctggatggaaactaagacgacttttatgtgcttcttccaagatcttaactttcaaatcatctaaagatggtacacatatcctccccttgaatctaattaacccggttgtgTCCTTCTTAAACTCCACATCCTTATCTCCCATTGCATCTAACACCTTGCCTTGCAGAAATGGGTCATCCTCTTGAGCCTCGCGTATGTGATCTACGAATTCATTGGTGATCTGCAatgctcccacaaataagctcttgggtcgcatctcgattgctagattcagatctcgaaattcctctatcaatctctgctccaaactcatcatagtcgcaacatgtaaGGACTTCCGGCTTAGCGTGTCGGCTACTACACTAGCCTTTCCTGGATGGtaggaaagaccaaaatcataatccttgaggaactccatccatcttcgttgcctcatattgagttccttctagtcaaacaagtatttgagactcttgtgatcactgaaaacttcaaaacgagtaccatataaataatgcctccaaatctttaaggcaAAGACCACAACTGCTAGTTCCAAATCATgggtcggatagttaacttcatgaggacgcAATTGGcgtgaagcataagccactactcttccctcttgcattaacacacaccccaagccttgcccgcttgcatcgcaatacacttcaaatggtctcttagggtcgggcaaaattaacactggagatgttgtcaaccgcctcttcaactcttggaagcTTTGATCGCATTTCTCATTCCaaacaaacttctcattcttatGAGTCAATTTAGTTAGGGGTAGTGCCAATTTAGAAATCCctcaatgaattttctataatagccaGCCAACCCCAAGAAACTTCAAACTTCTGTTGGAGTTGTtggttgttgccactccataaccgactccactttaatcggatccaccgcaaccccgtctttagaaatcacgtgccccaagaacttcactttctccaaccaaaatTCACATTTCGACAATTTGGCGAACAATTTCCTATCCCTCACGATATGCAAGACAATTCTCAAGTGCTTTtcatgctcctccttattccttgaatacactaggatatcatcaatgaacacaaccacgaactgatctaagtaatcatggaatatacggttcatatagtccatgaagatagccggagcattagtcactcccaatggcatgactaaatactcgtaatgcccataccgagtccgaaacgcggtctttgggatatcttccttcttaactcggatttgatgataccctGATCGCAAATCTATCTTCGAAAATACCGTTGCTCCCCTCAATtgatcaatcaaatcatctatccttggtagaggatatttgttcttgatagtgaccttgtttagctgccggtagtctacgcacatcctcatacttccatccttctttttaaccaataagaccggcgctccccacggtgatgcacttaggcgaacaaattgtttgcttAAAAGATCCTGTACTTatgccttcacctctgctagttctactggagacattctataaggcgcgatcgacactggattcgccccaggcaccaagtcaataatgaattccacttctctctcaggtggtaatTCACAAATATCATCAGGAAAAACTTCTGGAAATTCTGACACCACCGGTATACTACTAACTTCAGCGACCTCTTCCACATTCAtggagaacaacaccatgtaagttcgAACATCCCCCGCTCCATCGTTGGTCGCATTCTCTTTCAATGGTTCATTTGGAACTATATTTCCACCAAATAATAGCATCTTCTCCTTgcagtctagaaagatatggttagcagataaccaatccatccccaagatcacatctagatgaTTAGTTCACCCCccctattttatgtttttggcttaTTTCCTTTCGAAACATCACGAAACTTTACTGATTATGCGATGATGAGTGTTAAGCATCTCAAATTGGTCAGCAAAGATCCGCATGTTGACAAACAATTGTCCCCGGACGAAACTAGGGTATGGCAAATACGTAATCAATCCTTCCTTAAACATGATCCTTCATTAACTTCTTTTCTTTCATGATTATAAAACATGAACCTTTATGACAAACTTGATTAATActtgaatgagagaaaaagatccgaacaagagaagaaatacataatctttttatactggttcgctCTCCATTACTAGATAAgctaatccagttatctaatccacaacctgaattagattttcactatgcatcaagaatccttacaagcaatcacaaccaATCTATAATTCTCACCCCAGAAAAAAAGACTAAGGCACCCAACactagggtcctttgtgaatataagcctaagagaaccctactcttagcccaaactagaaaaccctATTCTAGCATGTTGTAAGCGATTCatgcataataaaaaaagagcGTGTCAAAACCATAAACAAGAAAAACCGAGTAAAAGAGATATAACTTGACCAATCTTTCCACAAAAATCTTGTTGGATTGAGAAGGTGATCTTCTTCAACTCAAAAGACACAACTCACTTCCAAGAAAAGATCTTCATAACCAAATGATTAAGAAATTGAGTTACTAAGTATCGATTAGATTatctaagtaatcgattaaagagTTCATCCCAGCATCTGGAAATAACTCAAGAACAATGCAATCGATTAGATGCCCTaaataatcgattaaagtgttcttgttcgCCTCTGAACACTTAATGagagagaagtaatcgattaatccacttggtaatcaattaaagccGAGACTCCTGAATAAATCAATCATTCTCTCAAacaacaatgtaatcgattatgagatagttgtaatcgattaaaccgatACGAGACTCAACTCTACAAGCTTAAGACAacttgttgtaatcaattacaatgagGCTGTAATCGATAAAAACAAAGAGTTTTTgcctttgaattaatttttctaacttagaaaattttctcaaaataaaccatgatgatgcatgatgaaATACAGATATCAAATGTACTAAGATGCACCAACCAAgataacaaccaatacaaatgccactcaagaaagttgggcatgtaaaagccAACCAAAACTTCTTCAGAACTTCTTCGAGCTTTTCCTTGAGCTTCAAGCTTTAGCCTTTGGGTAGTTCACCATGTTGCTCATTGTTCATGGtcggcaagtgtaccggatcgcacaagtagtataaaacagtaagaaccgagtatcgaactctcggggaacttgtgttatctggcaagctatttTGGTAAATAGGTGTATGGTATGAAAATATGATTATGGTTATGAACAGTtatgtaaactatctatgcgaaaagaatgaaaatcacgcaag
This window harbors:
- the LOC113000184 gene encoding uncharacterized protein, with translation MRKPLDFQEGEHVFLKVYPVTGVGRALKSRKLTPKYLGPYQILKKVGPVAYQIALPPSLSNLHLVFHVSQLRRYNPDPSHILAVDKLQVKDNLTYKAQPQKIIDRRMKSLRGKEITLVKVQWGPDEGDSTWELEHRMRELYPNSTEESGPEGIATGGGSSS